One window of Theropithecus gelada isolate Dixy chromosome 4, Tgel_1.0, whole genome shotgun sequence genomic DNA carries:
- the LOC112623372 gene encoding olfactory receptor 5V1 produces the protein MERKNQTALTEFIILGFSNPNELQFLLFTIFFLTYFCTLGGNILIILITVTDPHLPTPMYYFLGNLAFIDICYTTSNVPQMMVHLLSKKKSISYAGCVVQLFAFVFSVGSECLLLAAMAYDRYIAICNPLRYSVIMNKVVYNQLAASCWAAGFLNSVVHTVLTFRLPFCGNNQINYFFCDIPPLLLLSCGNTSVNELALLSIGVFIGWTPFLCIVLSYICIISTIFRIHSSEGRRKAFSTCASHLAIVFLFYGSAIFTYVRPISTYSLKKDRLISVLYSVVTPMLNPIIYTLKNKDIKEAVKTIGSKWQPPISSLDSKLTY, from the coding sequence ATggaaagaaagaatcaaacagCTCTAACTGAATTCATCATCTTGGGATTCTCCAACCCAAATGAATTGCAGTTTTTACTATTCACCATCTTCTTTCTGACTTATTTCTGTACTTTGGGaggaaatatattaattattttgataaCCGTGACTGATCCACACCTGCCTACACCTATGTATTACTTTCTAGGGAACTTGGCCTTTATTGACATCTGCTACACCACCAGCAATGTCCCCCAGATGATGGTGCACctcctctcaaagaaaaaaagcatttcttaTGCGGGGTGTGTGGTTCAactttttgcatttgttttctctGTGGGATCAGAGTGTCTCCTACTGGCAGCAATGGCATATGATCGTTACATTGCAATCTGCAATCCTTTAAGGTATTCAGTTATTATGAACAAAGTTGTATACAATCAATTAGCAGCCTCATGCTGGGCTGCTGGTTTTCTTAACTCAGTGGTGCATACAGTGTTGACATTCCGCCTGCCCTTCTGTGGCAACAATCAGATTAATTACTTCTTCTGTGACATCCCACCTTTGCTGCTCTTGTCTTGTGGAAACACTTCTGTCAATGAGTTGGCACTGCTATCCATTGGGGTCTTCATTGGTTGGACTCCTTTCCTTTGTATCGTACTTTCCTACATTTGCATAATCTCCACCATCTTCAGGATCCACTCCTCAGAGGGAAGACGAAAAGCCTTTTCTACGTGTGCCTCCCACCTGGccattgtctttctcttttatggCAGTGCCATCTTTACGTACGTACGGCCCATCTCAACTTACTCATTAAAGAAAGATAGGTTGATTTCAGTTTTGTACAGTGTTGTTACCCCCATGCTAAACCCTATAATTTACACATTGAAGAATAAGGACATCAAAGAAGCTGTCAAAACCATAGGGAGCAAGTGGCAGCCACCAATTTCCTCTTTGGATAGTAAACTCACTTATTGA
- the LOC112623374 gene encoding olfactory receptor 12D3: protein MENVTTMDEFLLLGLTGVQELQPLFFGIFLIIYLINLIGNGSILVMVGLEPQLHSPMYFFLGNLSCLDICYSSVTLPKLLVNLVSTRRAISFLGCITQLHFFHFLGSTEAILLAIMAFDRFVAICNPLRYTVIMNPQVCILLASGAWLISFFYALMHSVMTAHLSFCGCQKLNHFFCDVKPLLELACSNTLLNQWLLSIVTGSISMGGFFLTLLSYFYIIGFLLFKNRSCRILHKALSTCASHFMVVCLFYGPVGLTYIRPASATFMIQDRIMAIIYSTVTPVLNPLIYTLRNKEVMMALKKIFGRNLFKDWQQHH, encoded by the coding sequence ATGGAGAATGTCACTACAATGGATGAGTTTCTTCTACTTGGCCTGACTGGTGTTCAGGAGCTGCAGCCTCtcttctttgggattttcttaaTCATTTACCTGATAAACTTGATTGGAAATGGATCTATATTGGTGATGGTTGGTTTGGAACCACAACTCCATTCCcccatgtatttttttctgggaaaCCTTTCTTGTCTGGATATTTGCTATTCTTCAGTGACACTACCCAAGCTGCTCGTAAACCTCGTCTCCACTCGCAGGGCTATATCTTTTCTAGGCTGTATCACCCAACTACACTTCTTCCACTTTCTGGGAAGTACAGAGGCCATTTTACTGGCTATCATGGCCTTTGACCGTTTTGTTGCTATCTGCAATCCTCTCCGCTACACTGTCATCATGAACCCCCAGGTGTGTATTCTGTTGGCGTCTGGGGCATGGCTCATCAGCTTCTTTTATGCTCTGATGCATTCTGTTATGACTGCACACCTGAGTTTCTGTGGCTGTCAGAAACTCAATCACTTCTTCTGCGATGTCAAGCCGCTCTTAGAACTGGCCTGTAGCAACACACTACTCAATCAATGGCTTCTTTCCATTGTCACAGGCAGCATATCCATGGGAGGGTTCTTTCTGACTCTTCTCTCCTACTTCTATATAATTGGTTTCCTTCTGTTTAAGAACAGGTCCTGTAGAATACTCCATAAGGCTCTTTCCACTTGTGCCTCCCATTTTATGGTGGTATGTCTTTTCTATGGACCTGTGGGCCTCACATATATTcgtcctgcttcagccacctTCATGATTCAGGACCGGATAATGGCCATCATATATAGCACCGTCACCCCTGTCCTGAACCCATTGATCTACACCCTTAGGAACAAAGAAGTGATGATGGCTCTGAAGAAAATCTTTGGGAGGAACTTGTTTAAAGACTGGCAGCAGCACCACTAG